Within Bdellovibrionales bacterium, the genomic segment CTTCTTCACTAAGGCGACCGCCTCTTCGCGACTAATCTCTCCTGAACGAATTTCCTGACTCGCATCATAGGTTGCTCTACCAATACCAAACTTGATAAAGGTCGTATAAAAATGAAAATCATCAATACGATCATCGATACTGTTGTATTTGCTATAGGTGCCTGGCGTTCTCTCTGGAGATGGTTCGAACCCTCCGTGTTCTACTGAATAATAATAACATCCCTGGGGATGCCATTTGAGGTAGTACCCAAGATAATGAACCTCAATCCCCTTCTCTCTCACTTTTTCTTGGTCAACAGGCATGTAGGGTTTTAGATCCAGATCATGCAACCCAAATTGGTCCTTCAGGTCCCTAACCGAAACACCGCTGATGAACATCTCCTCGGCGGGGCGATCATTTACAAAATAGGAATTGTCCCTAATTGCCCGCGAGGATTCTGCGTGTGGATTGCCATATTCAGCCTCATTTTCTCCATAAAATATCAATTGAATATTAAAAGCCTCAGCCGCCAATCTTGGCGCTAGAGCCTTTTGACCAATAATAAATGGCTGAAATGGATGAAATAATTTATCCACCGCAAGGCGAGTCAGTAGGCGATGTACCCTCCCGTTGGGAGTACAAAGGTAGTTATCAAAACCCGCATGTATCCAAGCTTGAAAATTCTTCCATCCCCATTCGGTATAGATGTGTGGAGCCCATGTCACGGTCAGTGGATGCATTCCATACTTTTCCTTCAGGACGTGGGAGGCATAAAAGCTATCCTTCCCGCCCGATCCTGGGACCAAACAATCGTAGGACCCATCTTCTTTTCTAAAACGATCACAAAGATCCCGCAATTCTCGATCACGGTCGGACCAATCAATGGTAATTTTTTTTTGAATTGCAACCCTGCAAGCATCACAAATCCCATCACTACCGATCTCAATCGTCCTTTTTTTAGATTCTGCAGTATGCATAAATTCGACCGCCGAATTAGGCCTCTGGTTTGAAATTACGCAATTTTTACAAAAACGTATCTCCCTCGGCAAACCATACTTCGCCTCAAGAGAACCCTCAGCCACTTCAAACTTTTCTAAATCAATCGTACCAGGACAGGGAATTATTGCCATTTTATGCCGAATCCTTTCAGTCGCTTCGCAGTGAACCCAACCACTTTGTGCTATAACACGACTCTATCAAATAGTTAGAGGAACTTACTCCGAATTATGAGATGCAGCAATATTCAAAAGACAAAATTAAGGTGAAAGTTCCTACCGGTTCGCAAGTTCCCTACTCCACAAGAAAGAAATAAAACTCATTGGTCAAAGTGCCACTGGTGCATAGCATAAAATGCTCATCCATTTTAGCAACGCACCCTCTCTCCTCAATAGCAACTCCTCGCCAATACAGGGTTGAGTTTGACCATCGGAAATAGAACATGCTAACTAGGATTCAATTTAATTTCTTTGGGGGTATTTTGAATCCCATCGTAACTTGTGTTCGTTGCCTGTGTGATACGACAATCTCATCTATCACCTTCGATGCCTCCGGGGTTTGCAACTTCTGCAAGAGCCACGATCGGGTTGCATCAAGATATCCGCTTGATTCCGATAACTTAGAACTTTCTAAATTGGTAGATGCAATCAAAAAA encodes:
- a CDS encoding N-acetyl sugar amidotransferase, yielding MAIIPCPGTIDLEKFEVAEGSLEAKYGLPREIRFCKNCVISNQRPNSAVEFMHTAESKKRTIEIGSDGICDACRVAIQKKITIDWSDRDRELRDLCDRFRKEDGSYDCLVPGSGGKDSFYASHVLKEKYGMHPLTVTWAPHIYTEWGWKNFQAWIHAGFDNYLCTPNGRVHRLLTRLAVDKLFHPFQPFIIGQKALAPRLAAEAFNIQLIFYGENEAEYGNPHAESSRAIRDNSYFVNDRPAEEMFISGVSVRDLKDQFGLHDLDLKPYMPVDQEKVREKGIEVHYLGYYLKWHPQGCYYYSVEHGGFEPSPERTPGTYSKYNSIDDRIDDFHFYTTFIKFGIGRATYDASQEIRSGEISREEAVALVKKFDGEWPKRFCEEIFRYLSISEREFPRASKAFEQPIMDQEYFMRLADQFRSPHLWKYQGGQWGLRKTVYE